Genomic DNA from Bryobacter aggregatus MPL3:
CCAGATTGATTACTACCTTCGTCGGATCGGGAGTGGCGCGCGAGCTACTGCCGTTGCTGGCGCGAAGTCGGATGGAGCCAACTTGAGGACGGAAGGACAAGACAAATGAGTCGACGATCGATAATGGCACCGCCAAAAGCGGAGCCGTCTCATCCTGAAGTAGTCCAAGCTGGACGATAACTGTAGACTCAAGAACCGGTGCCAGACGGCGGAAAAGTTGCTCCTCGACATCCCGGAATCATTTGGAATTCGAAATCTGGACGTGGCTCAGTATCTCTATGGACAAACATTCAGTGCGCTTGCAACCGTGGGGCGAAGTGATCCGGCAGACATCGAAGAGCTCGATAAGGTCGCATTGTCGGTTCGACTGTTAGTGGAGATGAAACCCGAAGGCGTGCTGGAGGCGATGCTCTGCATCAAATGATTGCGACCCATGATGCGGCGATGGCGATGATGCAGGCAGTTCCCCACAGGGATGGCGGGATTCACAGGCAGGAGTCAGGATTGACCAACGGAGCTAAGTTGATGAAGCTCTTCGCGGAGCAAGTCGAGGTCTATCAGAAGTTGAAGGGCCAAGGCACTCAGCAGCGAGTCACCGTCGAGCACGTTCACATCCATGAGGGCGGTCAGGCAATGGTAGGCAATTTTGAGCAGCCTATCGGGGGCGGGGGAGGGGTGACAAGGAGAAATGAACGAAACACCCTACGAAACCCGGAATGGCTGGCTCAAGAACGGAAATCGACCCGGTCAGCCAAATCTATCCCCGCGATGCGGCGCGCGGACTCGGGCTGGTCGGTCATGCCGTTCTCCTGCAATGCTCAATGGCGTTGCCGGATACATGGAGGACTTAGCACGGGCGCGCGGACTGAAGATGGCAAACAGCGGATCCGCCGAGCGGTGACAACGCACGGCCTACGGACGAAAGAATCGCTTCGGCAGCGGGGAATGGTTCGGCGGCTACTTTCTGAGTGGGCGCACCTACAAAAACTGCTTCAGTGATGAGTGCTTGCAATGCGGGTCACGTCAGATGTCGAAGCGCCGCTCCAACTCTGCCCAGGAACGCCAGGGTTCACGCCAGTTCTTCTGCTTCGCCAACCAGGCATAGTAGCTCCCTCCGGTATCGGCGGGTAGATTCATCCACTGGTCGTAGAATGGGCCTTCGGATTTGGCCATTGGTCCAGCCCTTCCGATATCTGGCGCGCTTCCGAATCCATGCCATCCCAGAACCATTGACGCTACAAGTAGAAAAAGCACGACGAGTTTGCCTAACACTGGTGGCTCCAGTCTGATTCAGGCTGTTCTGTCATGGTGCGGTGACCGTACAGTCGCGTGCTCCTAAGAGTTGCCGGTCGCATCGCTCGTTGCCTTCGAGGGCTTCTTTCGGGCGCGGACCTCTCCAGTAGCTTTCTTTTTTGGCGTTGCAGGACGTTTCGCTTCACGGGCGGCCACGGCGCGTTTCGCGCGCTCGCTTCGCTGCTCTGGGGTCATCGTCTCCAGCGAGCGCTTTCCGCCAATCTTGCCGCCTCTGGAGCCCATCTCTCGCATCACTGCGGAGATTGTCTTCTCGTCCATGACCCCAGTCTAAAGCGCTTTTGATTTGAATACAATTTTTGCCATTGACATCTAAAGCGCTTTAGATAGAATCTAAGCATGAAAGTGATCGGCTATATCCGGGTGAGTACAGACAAGCAGGCTGACAAGGGCGTGTCGCTAGAGGCACAAGAAGCCAAGATCCGCGCAATGGCTGCCGTGCAGGATTTGGAAGTCTCAGAGATCATCGTCGACGGCGGTGAATCGGCTAAGAGTCTCAGCCGTCCAGGGATGGACCGATTGCTTTCAATCGTGGATCGCGGAGAGGTTGATTGCGTGATCATTGCAAAGCTCGATCGGCTAACGCGTTCCGTAAAGGATCTGGCCACGCTTCTCGAACGTTTTCAAAAGCGAAACGTCGGGCTTGTAAGCGTATCCGAGAGCCTGGATACGAAGAGCGCGGCTGGTCGACTCGTGCTCAACATCATGGTTTCTGTCAGCCAGTGGGAACGGGAAGTGATTGGAGAGCGAACCCGTGATGCGATGCGTCACAAGAAGTTGAAAGGCGAGAGAATTGGCGCGATTCCGTTTGGCTCGCGCCTGGCGGCAGATGGCAAACACCTCGAAGAGGATGAACGCGAGCAGGCAATGCTCCAGCGGATCAGGAACCTGAAGGCCGCAGGGCTATCACTTCGCGCGATCGCCGCTGAGCTTAACTCGCAAGGATTCCGCACTCGCAAGGGTACGGCCTGGCAGCATACCTTCGTTGCGGCGATGGCCGCCTGATGCGTGCCTTCAACTGAACGACGAAATGCACCCTACTCAAGTTTTCAGTCCTGCCGGGAGTGCATTGCCTACACCGGCAAATATTCACATCCAAATTAAAGACCAACAAATCCAGAGAGAGACTAATGAGCCAACAGCAAAAGGGCGGACTTTTCCTTCATTTCAATCCCGAGTGTGAAGACTGGGCGACTAACCACCTATCCAAACGGGAGGCCGATTTCCTCATGGCTGCCTACCAAACCTATGGCCTATGCAAGGAGGACCGCGCAACAGACCGGCATGAGAACCTTATCGTCTCCCTTGTCGAAGCCTTTCAATCGGGCGAATTGAACGCAACATTTATCAGAAGGAACTTTGCCGAGTTCTGCCAGCTTGAGAAGATCGCGGTCGAACACGAATCAGAGACCCATCAGCCAGCACGCGAGAGTGCAGGGCGAGGCGGCGTACTGTGGGAAGTCGGGGGAAGACGGTGGGACCTGAACGACAAGGTATTGCAGCTTTGCTTCGCCTCAAATTGGGCTTATCTTAGATGCACCAACGAAGCGAGTGCTGAGGAACACTTCATCCTCGATATGCTGACTACTTTTGAAGCACGACGGCTTGACCCGAACATGGTCGCCTCGCTCTACGGTCAGTACGTCAATCGGTGCAACCTGAGAGATGAAACACAAGATCCAATCCCTCTCTTCCTAGTTCCGGAGGATTCTCAGCGCGCCACCGGTGCGCTATCCAGCAGTGATATCTCAAATCTCTTTGCCGCGACGGTCGGCTCCGGGGCTGGACAGTTGAAAGAAAGCTCTGGACGCTGTGAGCAATTGAGTACTGCTGAACTTGTAGTTCTCAGAAATGTGCTTGATACATTGCGTACCGAGGGTTCAGCGGAGTTGAGTGACGAGGGTGACAAGAGCGACTGGGGATTCTTGATTTCGCGCAGCGGAATTGTTCAGTTGGCGAGTGCTGAGGTCATGGGACATCTGCGCGCTGCATTAGATGCGGTATGCTCCGACCGCGGATGCTTAACGCCGATGGAGGAGCTCATCAGTAACCTGCTTTCCTTTTATTCTGATGGTCGGCTTGATACAAGGCGCATTGAATGGGCATTCAAGGAGTACCGTTCTAATGCGAGGCTACAACAGGAAACCCTCCAAACACTCGCGAAGACCTGCCCCCAAATCTTGCGTCAGGCGCTTGCCGAGGTCGATGCGGTGACCGTTTGATGAGTGTCTATAAGCGAGGCAACACCCAGTGGTACCGCTTCGTTTGGGAGGGCCGGGAAATCCGGCTCTCCACGAAGCAGGGGAATAAGCGCATTGCGGAGCAGATGGAGGCTGCGCACCGTACGAGTCTTGCAAAGGGTGAAGTCGGTCTCCGTACCGCCAAAAAATCGCCCGTTCTGCGTGAGTTCGCAGAAGGCGAGTTCCTCGCCCATATCCGTTCCCACTTTGGGGAGAAGCCTGCCACGATCCAATACTACGAAGCTGGCGTGAAGATGCTGATAGGCTTCAAGCCGCTTGCAGGACTTCGCTTAGACGAGGTCAGCGCTGAAACCGTGAACAAGTTTGTGCAGCACCTTAAGGGCTTGAATTTTGAGGTGTCGACAATGAACCGAAAGCTGCAGGTGCTCCGACGTGTGTTCAAGCTTGCACGAGAGTGGGAACGCTCTGCTCGGGCTCTTCCGATCGTGAGGATGCTG
This window encodes:
- a CDS encoding HGGxSTG domain-containing protein produces the protein MPFSCNAQWRCRIHGGLSTGARTEDGKQRIRRAVTTHGLRTKESLRQRGMVRRLLSEWAHLQKLLQ
- a CDS encoding recombinase family protein, coding for MKVIGYIRVSTDKQADKGVSLEAQEAKIRAMAAVQDLEVSEIIVDGGESAKSLSRPGMDRLLSIVDRGEVDCVIIAKLDRLTRSVKDLATLLERFQKRNVGLVSVSESLDTKSAAGRLVLNIMVSVSQWEREVIGERTRDAMRHKKLKGERIGAIPFGSRLAADGKHLEEDEREQAMLQRIRNLKAAGLSLRAIAAELNSQGFRTRKGTAWQHTFVAAMAA